ACCTTCGAATACGCAGAGCAGGGCTTTCGGGCCGGCAATGCGGAACCGACGATCTCCCATTGCGTGATACGCCACTGTTCGACGGGCATCTACTGCGCCAACGCGTCGCCGACGATCGAGCACAGCGAGGTCACCGCCTGCGGGACGGCCATCTGGATCCACGGGAACGCCAGCGATCCGGTCATCAACACCAACAACATCCACGACAACTCGAGCTGGTCGGTGTATGTGACGGGCTTTCCGGAGCCCGCGGTGACGATCGACGCCCAGAACAACTGGTGGGGCACCACGGACGGGGCCGAGATCGCACTGGATATCAAGGACAGCAACGATGACCCGGATCTCTACGCGACCATCGACTTCGACCCGTGGCTGGGCGCGATGTCCACGGTAGAGATGAGCTGGGGCGGGGTGAAGGCGCTCTACGAGCGCTAGTTCAGGCCGCTCGTCTTTCTCACCAGGGCCGATGTTCATATGCCGGGCCTTCCTTGGCGCGGCAGCGGAGATGCCGGTCTGATGGCTCGTTCTCGTCCGGATACCCGGGATGCCGAATGCCCGCCCGCGTTGACATCTTCCCGCACAGCGGGTAGGATACCGCTGATAACACAAATTCATTGTCATCATGGCATTTCATGTTAAGGAGGGAGAACATGTTGCGCACGGTGTGCCGGGGATGTGTTGCGCTATTATGCGGGTTGTTTCTTTTCGATTCGTCAATAGCACAAGCGGGATGGTTGGAGGACGGCAGTCCCGTCTGCCGGGCGCGGGGAACGCAGGGCGCTCCGCAGCTCATCTCCGATGGGGCCGGCGGCGTCATCATGGTCTGGGAGGATCAGCGCGGTCATTTCGGGTACAGCGACGTCTTCGCCCAGCGCTTCGACGTCCAGGGCCACGCGCTCTGGACGCCTGACGGTATACCGGTCTACACGGGCGAGTACGACCAGAGTGAACCGCAAATCGTCACGGACGGCCTCGGTGGAGCGATCATCGTCTGGTTCTACCAGCACCCCGTGTTGGATCCGTTTCTCCACGCCCAGAGGATCGATGCGAACGGCACCCTGCTCTGGGGTTCGTCGGGGATCACCGTCAGTCTGGATTACGCCACCGGCGATGATCTGCAACTCATCGCCGACGGCGCCGGCGGCGCCGTCATGACCTGGGTGGACAAGCGCAACGGCGCCGGCAACTACGACATCTACGCGCAGAGGATCGCGGCGGACGGCACCGTCTCCTGGGCGCCCGAAGGCGTCGCCGTCTGTACTGCAGCCGATAATCAATACGATCCCGTCTTGACCACCGACGGGGCCGGCGGTGCGATCATCGCCTGGGAGGATCGCCGGAACGCTGATTCACGGATCTACGCCCAGAGGGTGGGGTCGGACGGCACGGTCCAGTGGACGACGAACGGGTCGAGTATGAGCAGCGGGCTCGCGTCCTCCTACGAGCCCCAGATCGTTTCCGACGGCGAGGGGGGCGCGGTGATGGTGTTTACGGGCGACAACAACGGGGACCTCGACATCTTCGGACAGAGAGTCGCCAGTAACGGAGGCGTTCTCTGGGAAATCGAGAATCCCGTCTGCGTCGCGACCGATGACCAGACCATCCCCCGCCTGGTGACCAACGGCGCCGGCTGCTACATCGTCGTCTGGTCCGACGACCGCGTGGGGGACAACGACATATACGCTGGGCGAGTCGATCCCGCCTGGGGGGATCCCGGCTGGAGCATCCAGGGCACGCCCATTTGCACCGCGGCCGGCTCGCAGTTCGACCATCGAATCGTACCCGACGGCTCGGGCGGGGCCTTCATCACCTGGACCGACTATCGCGACATGGACGTCAAGATCTACGCCCAGAGGATCGACGCCTACGGCATGATCCAATGGGCGAGCGACGGACTCATCGTCAGTTCCGCGCCCTTGTACACGATGTACGCACGGCTCGTCGCCGATAGCCCTGGTAGCGTAGCCATGGTCTGGTACGACTACCGCGGCTACAGCATCGATCTCTGGGCGCAGAGGCTGGATACGAACGGCGACTGGGGCCACCCGGCGCCACTGATCCGCTCGGTCCGCGACGTCCCGGGCGACCAGGGCGGCGTGGTGAACTTGGCCTGGGACGCCAGCGACTACGACCCCATGCCGGCCCGGATCACGACCTACTCGATCTGGCGGGCGTTGAGCGCCGACGAGGCGGTCGCCAAGGCGAGCGACGGCGCCGTCGTCGATCCCGTCGTCGGCCTGCCGAAGCTGCGGGTCGACACGTACGCGGGCAAATCGTACTACTGGTCCCTCGTCGACACGCATGACGCCTACCACCTCGAAACGTATTCGCAGGTCGTGCCCACGGCCTTCGATTCGACGGCGACCTGCGGCGAGGCGCAGTACTTCCAGGTCATCGCCCACACGAGCGATCCGCAGGTGTTCTGGATCTCTGCTCCGGACAGCGGCTGGTCGGTGGACGACCTCGCTCCGGAGCAGCCCGGGGGCCTGAAAGGGGACGCCGCGTACGCGCCCGCCGGCATGACCCTCGCCTGGGAGCGCAACGCCGAGAGCGATCTGGCGCATTACGCGGTCTACCGCGGTCTCTCGCCCACGTTCACGCCGGGACCGGGCAACCTGGTCGCTGCGCCTGCCGACACCACGGCCTTCGATCAGGAGTGGACGCTCGCGGCCGGTTACCATTACAAGGTCTCGGCCCTGGACATACACGGCAATGAGAGTTCTCACGCCCTGCTCAGACCAGAGGACGTCACCGGCGGTGACACGCCGGTCATGCCGGCCAGCTACCTGCGCCGGAACGCCCCCAATCCCTTCAATCCCGGCACGAAGATCGTCTACGGTCTGATGGAGCCGGCCAGGGCGACGCTGCGGATCTTCGACGCCTCCGGTCGCCTGGTGCGGGTGCTGGTGGACGAGCAGCGGACGGCCGGTCCGCATGAGGCGTTCTGGGACGGCAACGACGGAGCCGGCCGGCCGGTCGCGTCGGGAGTCTACTTCTACCGGCTCGACGCCGGGGCGTTCGGCCGGACCGAGAGGATGACGCTCGTGCGCTGACGGCGTAGAGAGCGGGGGAGGAGTTCCGTGAAGCACCGGAAATCGTGCGTCCTGTCGCTCGCCCTGTATGCGGCGGCCGGCCTCGCCATGGCCGGCGATCAGGCGCCGGAAGCCGATCAGGACGCGGCGCTGGCCGTCTCCGCCCGTACGTTCGTCGAACGCTTCCTGGCGGGCGACGACTCCGCATGCCGCGCTATGCTGTCGATCGACATGCTGTCGGCCCTTCCCGTCGCCGCGGCCGGCCGGGTCCGCCAGGGCCTGCAGGCCGGCAACGGTTCCGTGCGGGAGGTCCGGGACGCCTGGCCGGAGGATGTCGTCGAGACCTACCGGCGCTTCCGCGTACCGGTGGTGTTCGAGCGCGGGACTGTCGACATGCGCGTCGTCTTCGACGGCGAGGGGAAGGTTGCCGGCTTTTTCCACCTGCCGCACGTCCCGTCGCCGCAGGAGCGGGCGGATGATCCCTCGCTGTGCAGCGACCCGAGTCCCGCCGTGCGGGGGCACTGGGAGGGGAGCATCGAGATTCCCGGTGCACCGCTGGCCGTCAGGATCGACCTGCTTCGCAAGGACGGCTACTGGGTCGGCACCATCGACATCCCGGCGCAGGGTGTGGAGGGCTTGCCTCTGGCCGGGATCGCTGTGATCGAGCCGGACATCGCCTTCACCATCGCCGACATCCCCGGCGATCCGATCTTCCGCGGCACGCTCACGGACGGTGAGATCGCGGGCACCTTCACCCAGGCCGCCTTCTCCGCGTCGTTCCGTCTCGGACGGGAGGTGGCGGCGCGGCCCGCGCGCTCCCAGGAGCCGCAGCCGCCGTTTCCGTACGAGGAGATCGAGGTCGCCTATGACAACGGGCCTGTCGCGCTGGCGGGAACGCTGACCGTTCCCCAGGGCGACGGGCCGTTTGCGGCGGCGCTGCTGATCTCCGGCAGCGGCGCGCAGGACCGCGATGAGACGGTCTACGGCCACAGGCCCTTTCGCGTGCTGGCCGATCACCTCGCCCGCGCGGGCATCGCCGTCCTGCGCGTGGACGACCGGGGGGTCGGCGCGTCGACGGGTGATCCCGGCGCGGCCACCACCGAGGATTTCGCCGAGGACGCCCTCGCCGGCGTGGCTTTCCTGGCGCAGCGTCCCGAGATCGACCCCGGACGGATCGGCCTGATCGGCCACAGCGAGGGGGGCATCATCGCGCCCCTGGCCGCCGTCCGGTCCGCCGACGTGGCTTTCATCGTCCTGCTGGCCGGCACCGGTGTCACGGGCGCCGAGGTCCTCGTGCGCCAGGTGGAATTGATCGGCCGGGCCGAGGGGCAGCCCGTCGACCAGGTCGACCAAGCGGTCGAGGCGCAGCGCGAGCTGGTCCGGCTCGTCCTCTCGGGCTCCGACGCGGAAGAGATCCGCGCCAGGCTGAGGACGCTCGTCAGATCGCAGATCGGCCCCGATGAGGACGAGGAGGCGGTGGAACAGGCCGTCGCCATGCAGGCGCTGAACGTCTCGAATCCGTGGTTCCGTTTCTTCCTGTCGCACGATCCCCGGCCGGTGCTGCGGCAGGTACGCGTGCCGGTGCTGGCGCTGTGCGGCGAGAGGGACCTCCAGGTGGAGGCGGGCCAGAACCTCCCCGAGATCTACAGGGCGCTCGCGCGGGGCGGCAATGCCGACTTCACGGTCGAGGAGATGCCGGGTCTGAACCATCTGTTCCAGGCGGCAGGGACCGGCAGCCCGACCGAGTATTACGACATCGGGGAGACGATCAATCCGGCCGCGCTCGAGGCGGTGTCCGGGTGGATCCGGGAGCGGTTCGTCGGGGCGGTGACGGGAGAGGAATATTGAAATCCGTCAGCGCGATTCCAACAGAATAAGAAACTCATCCGGCGAGCACATGCCTTCCGGGACGTCCTCGGTTCACCGCGGGCCGACTGACGCGAGCCCCCAGACATCTTCCAGCCCGGGACCGTGAGCCGACTGAACCGCCGCCGCTGCCGCTGCTGCTGGCGAGGGAAGAGTCGACGCGGTTGTTTTCCCGCCCCGCGAATAAATCTGTCCATTTGTTGAAAAGGCCCGCCACCGGTTGTTCACACCATGTCGGACATTGTCACGAACCAGAAACCGGGAGGCGCCATGAAAGATCTGACAGTGACGAAGGTATTGATACTGCTCGCCTTGCTCGCCGGCGGGATCGTCCTGGGCACCGGCTGTTCCGAGGAGATCGCCGCTCCGGGACAACACCAAAGCCCCGACGGCCCGCAAGCCGACGGGGGTGGCAAGTCGCCGGTGGCCATCGGCGTCCCCGATCGGGTTCACCTGATCCGCCGTCCCTTCAATCCCATCGACTTCGGCGACGGCACCAGAGCCACCAGCACGGTCTCGAATTCGGGCATCGCCACCGAACTGATCGACATCTCCAGCGGTGCGCTGCTGGCCGAGCTGATCTGGACGTACGCCGATCAGAGCCTGTTCATAGACGTTCCCGGGGTGACCTCCCTCTCCGCGGACGGCGCCGATTCGGCGACTCCCTTCGGTTGCAACGTGGGCTTGTACTACGTCTATGTCAATGCGACGGCCGCCATGGACGACGGCTTGGTCCTGCCCGGGGGAGACAAGGACAACCCCGGCTGCGACGGGATCCCCGACATCCTGGAGACCGATTGCATGCTGGCTTGCTGCGAGATCCACGACCAGTGCTATGCCGACAACAACTGCACCGCCCGGAGCTGGCTGCCCGGTCACGGCCAGGGCGCGGCCTGCACGCAGTGCAACATCGACGTCGTGATCTGCATGATCAAATGCCTGCCGTGGTGGGTGCCGGACTGGATCTTCGAGCACCTCATCGAGCCTCTCCTGATCGAGACGCACTGATCCTGCCGGAATCGGAACGGGGGAGGCCGAGCGTCCGCTCGGCTTCCCCCGCCGAACCATCCGGCATGCGGAATATCACCTTGCTGATGCGTCAGTCTCCCAGGGCACTCCCAGATTCCATTCCCGCAGCTTATTCGCGAACTCCTCCCGCTCGCGATGCGTCTTCAACCCGTTCTTCCCGGGCTCCAACCACCCGGATTCCCGCGCGATCGTGTTCGCCCGCGCCACATCCCCGGCCCCCACCGCCGCCAGGATCTCCGACTCGATCCGCGACAGCCCCGTCGCGTTGAACCGGTAGTCCAGGAACGCCTCCCAGGTCGACGGCACCCACTTCGCCACGATCTGCTCGCCGATCACGGCGGCGTATTCGCGGATCTCCTGCTGGGCGTGGCTGTCCAGGCGCAGGGCCAGGAAGTGCAGCAGGTTGTGCAGGTCGATCTTCCAGTAGGCCTCGGTATAGGTGCACAGCGGCAGATCCTTGCGGGCCTGTTCGCGGGCGACGCCCTGCTCGATCCTGTGCTCGTAGATCCGGCGCGTGAGTTCGTGGACCTCGCGTTCCTGGTCGCTGAACTGCGCACCCTCGGCCTCGTCGAAGCAGCCCGCGCTGCCCTGCTTGTTGTCCCCGGCCTGCCGGCGCCACAGGGCGGGGGCGGTGCGCTGGCCCGAATTGGTGACGATCGAATAGCGTGAACTCGCCTCGTTCACCGAGGCCGTCCTGTGCCGTATCCACTGCCGCCAGGCATCCATGGGCACACGGACGTGCAGCTTCAGCTCGCACATCTCGAACGGCGTCGTATGCCTGTGCCGCAGCAGGTAGCGGATCAGCCCGCGGTCCTCGCTCACCTTCTTCGTGCCCGCCCCGTACGACACGCGCGCGGCCTGCACCACCGACTGGTCGTTGCCCATGTAGTCGATCACGCGTACGAAACCGTCGTCCAGCACGGGGATGGCCCGGCCCAGGATCTCATCGAGGGCGGGGGAGAAGGCGCGTGCGATCTTCCGGGCTTCCGGCTGCATGTTACTCCCGATCGGTGAAGGCGGTCCTGATCGCGTCGGAGACCAGCGCATCGTCCGCGTGCTGCGGCAGCGTGACCCTCAGGCCGGGCTCGTGCGCCATGGCCCGCCGCGCCGCGAATTCGGCGCCGGCGTTGCGGGCCCAGGCGCGCCGGGCGATGCCGTTGTTGACGTCCCAGGCGAGCATCATGTTCAGCCGCCGCGTGGCGTCGTCGCTGCCGTCGAGCACCAGGCCGAAACCGCCGTTGATCACCTCGCCCCAGCCCACGCCGCCGCCGTTGTGGATGCTCACCCAGGTGGCGCCGCGGAAGCCGTCGCCGATCACGTTCTGGATGGCCATGTCGGCGCAGAACATCGAGCCGTCGGCGATGTTGGCCGTCTCGCGGAAGGGG
This DNA window, taken from bacterium, encodes the following:
- a CDS encoding alpha/beta fold hydrolase → MRVVFDGEGKVAGFFHLPHVPSPQERADDPSLCSDPSPAVRGHWEGSIEIPGAPLAVRIDLLRKDGYWVGTIDIPAQGVEGLPLAGIAVIEPDIAFTIADIPGDPIFRGTLTDGEIAGTFTQAAFSASFRLGREVAARPARSQEPQPPFPYEEIEVAYDNGPVALAGTLTVPQGDGPFAAALLISGSGAQDRDETVYGHRPFRVLADHLARAGIAVLRVDDRGVGASTGDPGAATTEDFAEDALAGVAFLAQRPEIDPGRIGLIGHSEGGIIAPLAAVRSADVAFIVLLAGTGVTGAEVLVRQVELIGRAEGQPVDQVDQAVEAQRELVRLVLSGSDAEEIRARLRTLVRSQIGPDEDEEAVEQAVAMQALNVSNPWFRFFLSHDPRPVLRQVRVPVLALCGERDLQVEAGQNLPEIYRALARGGNADFTVEEMPGLNHLFQAAGTGSPTEYYDIGETINPAALEAVSGWIRERFVGAVTGEEY
- a CDS encoding right-handed parallel beta-helix repeat-containing protein, producing the protein MRTLLPFLLVSTLLAGAPFAQTYISGPVTTDTIWNAAGSPYVIQADVDVIDGSTLTIQAGVTVAFDGDFMLSTAWNAAIVAAGAPGDRVLFTSNAGVPQTNDWKWVVVSGPNPSSLAHCTFEYAEQGFRAGNAEPTISHCVIRHCSTGIYCANASPTIEHSEVTACGTAIWIHGNASDPVINTNNIHDNSSWSVYVTGFPEPAVTIDAQNNWWGTTDGAEIALDIKDSNDDPDLYATIDFDPWLGAMSTVEMSWGGVKALYER
- the thyX gene encoding FAD-dependent thymidylate synthase, producing MQPEARKIARAFSPALDEILGRAIPVLDDGFVRVIDYMGNDQSVVQAARVSYGAGTKKVSEDRGLIRYLLRHRHTTPFEMCELKLHVRVPMDAWRQWIRHRTASVNEASSRYSIVTNSGQRTAPALWRRQAGDNKQGSAGCFDEAEGAQFSDQEREVHELTRRIYEHRIEQGVAREQARKDLPLCTYTEAYWKIDLHNLLHFLALRLDSHAQQEIREYAAVIGEQIVAKWVPSTWEAFLDYRFNATGLSRIESEILAAVGAGDVARANTIARESGWLEPGKNGLKTHREREEFANKLREWNLGVPWETDASAR